The Candidatus Bathyarchaeota archaeon genomic interval CAAAGTACAAGTGGATTTTGATATGGGACGCTGACTTTGTGTTGAAGGATGAAGCCGCATCTATATTAAAGAAGCTTTTGGAAAGCTTAGACGAGAGAAGGTACTATCTTATTTACTGGCCGCACATCTGCCTTGATGGAGATTTAATGCATCAAGATCCTAGGAATGCGCTTCATGTTGAACATTGGCTTTTCACATGGAGCCCCAAGTTGCGCTACGCGAAAGTAGGCTTATCCGACAGCCTCGTGGCTCCCTTGGCCTACTATAAAGTCTTGTATGTTAATGAGCCGTTAAGCTTTCACTTGAGAACCGTGCGGAGCCCAATTAGACTACTTTATAGACATTATAGATGGCTTATGCGCAGAGAAGGACTTGAAGGCAAAGTAAACCCAGAGGATTATGTTAAAACGAGAATAAGCCAAGACTTCCAAACAACAGACATTAATCAAGCAGCAAACCTATATTTTCAAAAATACCTTTTAAATCTGGTCAAGTACCGTAAGGATGTTTATGGTGATTATCCCCGACCATTAAAAGAATACGCAAAAAGAAGGTATGGCATAATTCTGTAACTTTGATCAAAAGTTATATAGTCTGGCAAATTTACGTGTACTAAAATGGTTGGCATTGTTGGATACACAAAATTCAAGAATTCTCCATCGAAAACACGGATCCAGCGAATGGCTGGCGCTATAAAAACAAACAGGGACCAAAAAATTGAATATTTCTCAAACGATTTCCTTGATGTTGCATCTGTCGCGTACCCAGATATTGGTTTCAGCGAGTTCGCCGTTAATGAGGACGGATCGGTTGGTGTTCTCATTTATGGTAAAATTTTTGGTTTTAAGGATGAGCTAAAGCTTCTTAAAAATAAGGGTCACTATTTTAAGAATGAGAGCAACTGCGCAGAGTTCATAGTACACGCATACGAGGAACATGGTAATGAAGTTTTTCGCGATTTAAATGGCTCTTTTTGCCTAACCTTGTATGATGTAAAGGTTCCTAAGGTGCTTTTGGTGACAGATCGTTTCGGAACAAGACCAATTTATTACACTTTTATGGACGGAGAAATCATCTTTTCGTCTCATTGTAGAGCTATTCTGGAGTGCCCTTTTCCAAGGAAGCTTAATCTTAAGACGCTTGTCAAGTTCTTATATTATGGGAAGCTAGGCATTTTAGGCGATGAAACATGGTTTGAAGGAATAAAACTCATGCCTTCAGCATCCGTGTTAACATTTACGGAAAAGGGTTACACTTTAGACAAGTATTGGGATCTCGTCTATTCCGCTCGATCTGTAAATGAAGATGAATTGGTACAAGCTCTTGTTAAAGCCTTCAAAAAGGCTGTGAACCTTAGAGTTAAAGACTTAGATGGAGTTTCAGTACAGCTTAGTGGTGGTTTAGATTCTCGGTGCGTGCTTGGTGTGATTAAAGAGAAAAGCAATGTGACAGCCGTGACTTTTGGTATTAAGGGTTGCAATGACATTGCTATAGCCATAGAAGTTACTAAAAGGTTGGGAGTTAGGCGTCTAATAATTAACTATGATCCCAACGAGATGGTTGATTATTCTTTTGATGTTGTATCTCTAACTGATGGACAAGCAACAGTGAACGTTAGCTACATCCCATACGTTGCTAAGAAAATGATGGAAAACGGGCTTAAATATTACCTACAAGGTTTCATATTTGATGTATTGTTAGGTGGAAGTTTTCTGTCTAAAGAATTCTTTAAAGTTAAAGGTTTTAATGAATTTATGCAATCCTTAGAGAAAAAGTATACACTGTTTCAGCCTTCTGAATTAAAAAGACTCTTAAACGTGAGACTTCATAAATACATAGCCCAAGTCCGAGAAGAATTTGCCAAAACAGCCCGTGAGACTAAGGGGAATACTTTCCCAGATAGGGCAGACTACTTTATTATAACAACGCGTCAGCGACGTTATACTTTAATGGGTTCTATTTTATGTAGGGAGTTTGTTGAAGAGATGCTTCCAACAATAGACAATGAAGTTATCGAGATAATACGTCGCATACCACCCGAACTACGCTTCAATTATCGTATTTACAGAAAGTTTCTTTTTGCCTTAAACTTTGAATTGGCTAAGGTGCCTTACCAAAAGACGCTGTTACCTCCAATTGTGCCCTCACGATTTTGGCATCCAGCAATTTTGGTCATCGGTGCACTAAAAAAATTATCAAGAGACGCAATTAGATATAAACACTCTTATTTTGAGTTCAATGAAATTTTGCGCCGTCATTCTAGATGGATAATTTTGCTCAAAGAAACTTTGATGGATAAAAACGCTCTGATATATAAATTTGGCTACTTAAATAGAGACTATGTAGTCAAAATCGTAGACGAACATCTTAAAGGACGAAGAAACAACGGAGAAAAAATCGCCTTTCTAATAACCTTGGAAATATTTCTACGAACTTTTTTTGATCAAGACTTTAAAATCTAACGGAATCTCCAGATTTTTCGCAGTATGCCATGCATTAATAGGCCTAAAGTTTGCCAACTAAAGATTAATAGACCTTTTACACCGAAAAGCTTCATTAACGCATATTTTCTACATATACGTAAAATAAGGACGCTCTAAAAATGAAGCTTCTATTCGTCCTTCCACGCTTACTTTATGTATGCACTTTGCATAAGGGGTTATATAAAGAGTGTTTGGATATTTTTTCTCAATTGGATAGGTGAATAGCAAGTCTTCCAAATATAAATATTTTAAGAGATTTGACGAAAATCTGAATTCACTAAAGATAAAGACCATCCGCCTAAAAGCCATGTGTGAACCACTTAGTCGTCTGCAGTTTGATATTTTGTTAAGATTATAAGAGACCTTCACTTACAATTGCACGCAACATTGGAGTAAGTATGGTTAAAGGCGAAATAATTACTCCTTTTGGATAGTGATGTTTTACTTTATCCAGATTATATAGTAGAGAAGATATTAGAGATTTTTGAGAAACATCCAAACGCTTCAGGGGCGCAAGGATGCATAATTCCTAAAATGTACCCTAAAAAAGCAAGGGACTGTTAAAAATATTTTACAACACTTAACAATTTTGCTTTGGCATTTTACAAGCGATTCTTGTGGACCATTTAGTTATCTTGTTATCTTATAATTTATAGTTTTTATCTATAATTTTAACAATTTCATTAACAAGTCTACACTCTCTAGTTTTTATTGAGAACTTTCTCTGTATTCTTTCTCGCGCTTTTCCGCCTTTATCTTCTGATTTTAATGCTTTTTTGATAGCTTCTGCTGTCGCTTCGGGGTCATTATAGGGCACATAAAAGCCCGTGTCTCCAACGACCTCTGGAAGAGCATACCGCTTTGTAACAACTGGGACACACCCGCACGCCATAGCTTCAGCCAAAGCCACACTAAAGCTTTCTTGAGCTGACAGTTGGCAATAGACCTTCGCTTTTCTGTAATACTCTAATAGTGTTTCGCTTGAAGCATAACCTGTAAAAACCACGTTGGGACCGGCAATTTCCTTCAGACGTTTAATTGAGTCATCGTATTTTCCGATCAAGACAAATCTAATTTCAGGAAGAAGTGCCGCTGTTTTTACGAAACACTCTAAGCCCTTCTTCTTTATAGTTAATTCAGTAACTTTCGCGACTGTTATGACTAAGTCTTCTTTTTTGCCAAGAGGCTTAAATCTGTCAACGTCAACACCGTTATACACAACCTCAAATTTTTCCGGTTTGGCAATCCTCAACATTTCTCTGGCCGTTGACTCAGAAACGGGTAAAACCATGCTGGCATGTCTCAAAACAAACTTCACTTTAACACGTTCAAACGGCGAAAGCAAAGATCCATAACCAATTTCTGGAACATAAGCCACCTCGTAGCCGCCTACAACCACCATTGATTTTTTCCTTAAAAGTTTTGAAAATAACACTGCGAAAAGGGCGTTTGTGCCGGCGAACCATGTGTAAACCAAATCGACGCGGGTAGTCCATAAAAACATTTTAAGTACATTCAATGAATTTCTAAAAGTTGGTATCTCTAACTCTTTTACGTCAAAGTATTTCCTGAGAAACTCCAGATCATTGCGCACAAAACTGGATAACTGGTAGTAGACAAATAAAATCCTGATTTTCTTTCCGCTGTGTTTGTGCATGGCTTTTGCCAACCAGAAACAAAGGTGAAACATATTAGTTAAATAACTGTTATCCAAAACTAAGAATTCAAGCTAATGCTGGTGGAAAAGCGTTTGAACGTAACCTTGGTTCTTGGCGCTCGCCCCCAAATCGTTAAGTCCGCGCCTTTAATCCATTTAGCAAGCAACGATAAACAAATCCGCTTAGACATAATTCACACGGGTCAGCATTATGACTATGAGATGACGAAAATCTTTTTCGAAGAACTGAAACTGCCAGACCCGATAGTGAACTTGAACGTTGGAAGTGGAACACATGCGCAGCAAACAGCGAAAGTGATGCTCCGCCTAGAAAAAGTTTTGCAAAAACAGAAACCAGACATGGTTATAGTTCCAGGCGACACAAATTCAACACTTGCTGGAGCACTAACAGCTGTAAAACTTCATATTCCAATAGCCCACATCGAAGCAGGCGCAAGAAGCTACGACATGCGCATGCCAGAAGAAGTAAACAGACGCCTAACAGACCATTGCTCCACGATTCTGTTCACTCCAACAGAAAACTGCACAAAAAACCTCATCAATGAGGGTATAGAAAAGGCGAAAATTCACCAAGCAGGCGACACAATGTATGATGTATTGGTTCAGCAACTTCCAAAAGCGGAGAAAAACCCAATTTTAGAGCAGTTAAACCTAGAGCCTAACGCCTATGCTTTATTAACAACGCACAGACCGGAAAACGTGGACAATCCTCAAAAGTTAGAGAACATAATGAAAGCCATAATCCAGCTTAACCAATTAACTATAGTTTTTCCAGTCCACCCGAGAACCCAAAAACAACTCAGAAAATTGAAGCTCTACAATAATATTCAAGGGCAAAGCCACATCAAAATTATCAAGCCCATAGGATATCATGAAACAATAAAGCTGATAAAAAACGCAGCGCTAGTCTTGACGGATTCCGGTGGAATGCAGAAAGAGGCCTTCTGGCTAAAAACACCGTGCATAACATTACGAGAAACAACAGAATGGCCGGAAACGGTGGAACTGGGAGCCAACTACTTAATGGGCGCAGACACGCAAAAAATAGTGCACACGGCGACAAAGCTAATAGCGAAAAGGGAAACCCGTGAAAAAATTCAAAAGCTGCCTAACCCTTTTGGAGACGGAAAGGCTTCTCAAAGAATACTGGAAACCATTAAATCTTATGGTATAGGCTAAAATAAACCATCAAGCCCTTCACAAAATTGGGAATATTTTATTAAGGTTTTTCGCTGAGACTTTACACTAACACTTACAGGGACGAGAATGGCGAGAAAAACAGTGCTGTTTGTGTCCACGAAAGGCGAGAAAACATCCGCAAGCAATGTAAGGATCAAGTACTTCAGACAAGCTCTCGAGGCTAACGGCTACGAAGTCGTTAACTTTGAGATTGGCTTGAGCGGCTTCAAAAAATATCTAAGTTATTTTTTCAGGTCTCCGCCTAAAAACTTGATTGAAGCTGCGAAGACGGCGAATTTGATAATAACAACTTCGCCAACCTTGTTGAACGCTATATTAAGCTATAAAATCGCCAAAAAACAGGGACTGCCGCTGATAGTCGACGTGAGAGATATATGGGAGGAATACGCAAAAACGGCTCACTCCCTAATGCATAGCCTAGGCGTGGTAAAAAGAATAGTTGCAGAATACTACAAGGCGCTAAAATACGCGTCGAAAATTCTCGTCGTAACAGAACCAATGAAACGATACTATGAGAACGTTCTCGGCAACAGCGATAAGGTCACCGTAATCAGCAACGGCACGGACGTTGGCACAATCAAGTGTGATAACACAGCCAAACGAAAAGAAGACCTTGTGTACTTGGCGGATTTAAATCACCCTTATCATAACATAGAATTTCTATTTTCCGCACTGAAAAACAGTAAACTCCGCCTCGTTGTCATCGGTGGTGGCAAGCATTTGGCCGCAATGCAAAGAGAGGTGCAAAATCTCCAAATCACTGATAATGTCTCCTTTGCAGGTTGGGTTCCATACGAAGACCTCTCTTCCTACCTCTGCATGGCAAAAGTAGGAGTTGTGGGCCGCCCCTTCATCAGCAATGTTGGATATTTATACGCTATTCCAGTTAAAACCTATGACTATTTGGCAGCTGGCCTTCCAATAGTGGGGTATGGCCCTAAAAATTCAGCGTTAGAAGAATTTATTAAAAGAAACACCATAGGCGCATATGTAGCTGAGCCTAACCCTCAAATTCTTTCAAGGGAACTAGTTAAGCTGGTTGCTGAGCATGAGAAGTATATGTCAAAAGCCAGAGAGCTTGCAATGAACTTTGACAGGCGGAGGCTTGCCCAAAAAGTTGTAGAAATAGTCAACAATACATTGTCTAGACGCCCAAAAATCTAATGTTACAATGTTTTGCACTGTCAAATATGATCATTTTTATTTCTTCAAAGGTTTAGAATAAAGTTTGCAAGGTTGTCTGCTCCGTCTGGCAAGGTTGGTGGCTTGGTTTCTTTTGCCCTTTCTATGGCGTTTAATATGCTTTCTAAAGTGATTTCTGAAACTAGCACAGCGTTCACTTTATTCACGTAGTGTTTTGCATCTTCAACTCCAGCGGTTCTTGTCCATTCGAGATTCGGAACAACGACTATTGGTTTTCTGTAGATGAGTGCTTCTAAAATTGTTGCGCCGAAATGCGTGACCACAGTCTCTGCACCTGCAATAAGTTCATAGAATTTCGCCGTATGTTCCAAGATTTTCCATTCTGGATGGCGTTTTCTGTATGGTTCCGGATCAACCCTACCTGTTTGTAGCACTACATTTTTCAGCTTGCTTTTTGAGATCACGTCAAAAAGTTGTTTATGTCCATGAGTGCCTCCCGTTACAAGGATGTATCCTCCGTTCCATGGTTGAATCTCGGGTTTTGGAATCAGTGGACCAAAAACTATTCCTTTTTTTAGCAGTTTTTTCTGTTCCTCCCATTGAAGCACCGTTACAGTTGAGAGAGGTTGCAGGAGGAGGGCGCTTTTGGAGGCTTTTGTAAAGCGCACTGAGCTTTCTATGTTAACCACGGGTATATTTTTCATCCACGCGAATAGGCAAGGTGGTATGCAAAAGTTGCTGCCCGTGCTTACGACGACGTCGAATTTACTTGGAACTTTTTTGAAGGCTTCAGCGAAGGCCTTGGCAAGTTTCGGCAAAAACTCTTTTGTTGGCGTTTTTGGTTCCCTAGGTTTTAAAAGGAAATCAACGGAGCCGAACTTTTCGAGTCTTTCATAGCTTAATTTGTCTCCTTTAGGGACGAGAAAGTATAAGTTCACTTTTCCACAGAGCCTCTGGGCTAAGGCGTAGCCGTAGGCGGTATGTCCTCCACCACCAGCAAGAATTAATACGTTTTTGGTTGGCAATTCATTGCTCCTCTTTTAGGGGGTCTTCCGCGGTACAATTATGGACAGCAAGTGTTTTAAAAAAGTAATTGTTTTTAGACTCTAAAATCGGACTCGCATCGTTTGGTGCTGGTGTTTGAGAGAAAACCCAATAAGGCTTCAGTATTCAGGTTTCGTAATTTTTTCAGCAAAAATGTTCAGCGTGGCCACTGGTTTTATTTTCCAGTATATGATAGCTCGTTACACCTCTACAGTGGAATATGGCATATGGTTCAACATAAATGATGTGCTAGGCTATTTTCTGGTTCTTGCCGGGGTTATACCATTTTGGGTTGTACGTTTTGTGGCGAGATCTGAGGAGGGGGCTGTGAAAACAGGTGTTCTAGCAAATTTGACTATCTCGTTAGTGGCGACCATTATTTATTTGGTTTCTGTCCCGCTGATAACTTCAGCCATAGGTGTTCACCAGTATACCAGCCTTTATCTGCTTGCCGCTCTTCAAGTGGTAGAATTTTATATGTTAAATGTGATCGAGGCGTGTCTTAGAGCTAGGAAGCCACAAGTCTTGGGGTACGGAGCGGTTATCGCTGAAATAATCAAAGTATCTTTGGGATATATCCTCATCATGAGATTACAAAAGCCTTTAGAAGGTGCTATAATTAGCATAATAACGGCTATAGCTGCTCAGCTAATTTATTACCTAAAACTTTTGGCTGAAGACTTTAAACAGAAAATTGAATGGGCATATGTGAAGGAGTGGGTAAAAGGATCAATTGCAAATCTCTATAATGTCTTAGGAAATCAAATAGCCGCCTTCGTTTTCATCCTACTATTCGCCTACGGCGGAGAGGGGGCTCGAGGCTATTACGGCGCCGCCTCCTTGATAGCAAACATTGTAACATATTCAACCGCTTTGGCGTTTGCTTTATACCCAAAACTTTTGGCTGAAGGTAAAAGTGAAGACGTTACAACCTCTTTTAAAACGGTTTTGATGTTTGCAATTCCCATGACTATTGGTGCTCTTGCCGCGCCCGGACTATATCTTTCAATCCTTGAACGTGAGTACGCCAGCGCGTGGCATGTTTTAGTCGTCTTGGCTATAGATGCTTTAGTTGCAACAGTATCTACACTTTACGGCTTTGTTCTTTACGGGTTTGAGAGAGTTGATGAAGGAGCAAAAATATCCTTTAAAGAACTTTTAAAAAGCCGCATGTTTATAGCTTTCTCATTACCGTATTTTCACTCGGCCATAACTATACCCTCAACGTATTTTGTGTTGACTAATTTCACTTTAAACCAGCCTGTAACGTCGGCTTTTGCGGTGGCTTTGATAAATTCTGTAGCACGGTTTACCATGTTTCTTATACTGTACATTATGGTTCGTAGAATGATTAAGATGGTTATTCCTTGGAAGAGCATTGCAAAGTATGTTTTAGCTTCGGTAGTTATGGGTTGCCTTCTCCATTGGCTATGCTTAAGGTTATCTTTAACAAGGGTGTATCAAGCTCTTGGCATAACCGTGTTGGCTGGCATTTTTTATTTCGCTTTGCTCATGGTTATAGATGAAAATGCAAGAGTTCTTGTCAAGTCAGCTTGGCTGGAAGTAAAGACAAAGTTCGAATAGTAGGGGTTACTCGTTGTTACTCCATAGTTCACTGAAAAGGGCTTTTAGGGTTTTTATGAACGCGTCGTAGTTTGTCCATAGGGCTGCTGTTCTTTTTTTGCCGTTTCCTTTTCGGATTAACAGTAGTAACTGTTCGTTGTCCGCTATTATGAAGGTTGGTATTTCTTCAGCGTTTAGCCTTGAGTATTTCGCTTTCTTTAACTTGGTTCTTTCCAGAAAGAAGCATGTTTTTGGCGAGTAATTTGTGAGAAGTTGCACGTTTGCGCCTTTTTTGGATGTCTTTTCCAACCTGTCCAAGAATCCTGAATGGTAGAAGTTTGCAATGTCGTTTTCTGAAATGAATGCAAGGATTTCCTTTATAGCCTTGTCGAGGATTTCATCTGCCTTCAAGCTTATTTGCTCTTCACCTTCCAATATTTGGAAGACTTCTTTCCTGTCAGCTTCTATCTCTGGTCTTGGTAGTGAAAGCCAAATATCAATAAGGCTTTGCCTCTTTTTTTCAAGGAGGCTAAGTTTCATCCTTTTAGTTTCTATGAGTATGTCTAACGCTTTTTCGAAAGGTGTCGCAATGAATTTTAAAGGTTTTTCAAAAACTGAAGAAACTAACCCCTTTTTCTCTAGATCCCGTAATATTCGGTAAGTTTCTGTTCTATGCAGAGATAACGCCTCAGAAATATCGCTTGCCTTATGCTCACCAGTTCTTGCCAGGTAAATGTAAACTTTAACTTCGTTTTTTGATAATCCTAACCCACGAAGGGCTTTCTCTATCACTTCTATAGATTTTACCAGCCCCTTGTCTGCTTTTACAAAACGCCATAACCCGCTGTTTTCATCGTAAAGTTTCACTATGCTTTCAGGCTTTTCGATAGATAACTCCATTTAAATCCCTACATTGTTCTGATTCGAAGCCGAAACTCGATTCAGTTGTCACTATATTTTATACTTCTGAATTCAAAATATGAATTAGAAATACATGTTGCTAAAACTTAAAGCCAACTACTCTTGAAAATAAAATGCCCAGAAGAGGGGAAAGGAGGTTGCGTATCAAGAGTTTGGGTTTATCTTTGAGGCTGAGAACTTTTCTTATTCCTGAGAAAAATCACTGGCTGAGGCGAATCATTCTGATTTTTTCCTTTATCTTATTCGACTACTTTTCAACGCTGGTTTTTTGTCACACGCCTTGGGAGGAAGCTAACATTTATGCTAGGTTCTTCATGGAGAACCTCGGCATTCATGCAGGTTTGACGCTTTTCGTTCTGTCAGCCAATTTTTCCGTCTACATACTGTTGACGCTTGATTCTAACGTTGTTCGACTTCCTTCTCGGATAGCTGTTGTTGCAGAATCTTTTGTGGATTTTGTTTTCGCATGGTTTATCGCAGGACTACATTTTGACGGAGGGGCAAGCTGGTTTTGGACTGCCCCTAGCCTTTTAAGGCAAGGTCCAGGCGCAGCGTTATATCTCTTTGGTGTATTTGTTTTTATAAGGCCCCCACGCCTTTTTTGTGGCAGGCGTTTCAGTGCGTATCAATGTGCCACATACTAACTCTATTATCTCATTAAGATGCTTTTCAATATGTGACTAGGCTAGCTTTGTAAGTTGGTGTCTGATGTGGAAAATAAAGATATAAAGAGAGATGAAAATGCTGAATTTTGGGCGAGTGGAAAAAATGTTCAGGAAGAGACTGCAGAGACTGTTTACTTTCTCCATTCATCGGGAGTTTCTGGCGGAGATGAAACTTCAAGTCCCGAGGAGTTTGAAAATAATAGAGCGGGGTTTGAACAAAAACTTCAGGAGCTTTTAAAGAATATAAATGAGGAAACATTACAACTCAGCGAGTTTTTAACGGAGGAAAACAAGTTAATAAAAGAGTTATGCGACTCTCTCAAGCAAGTTTTGAAGAAATTGAGAGTTTCGTTTTATATTCCACCGCGGGAAATTCCGGTAAAGGGTAAGGTAAAGAAGGTGATTTTAAATGAAGAATGCTGTCTAATACTAGTTTACGATAAGGGTGAGACGCGTTCTGCTTTTTTGGCGGAATACCCTCCGGAGATAGTTTTAGCAATTTTATTGGTGATAATGCCTGAGCTAGCTGAGGTTTTAATGTTACACAGGAAAAGGATAAGCGCTCGCATCAACTTTTTTGTAAAGATAAAGAAGGAATTAAAGAACGTTGTAAAAGCGATAGTTGGAAACCAAGTTACTGAGGAAGCTGATAGGGAGTCTGTGGACGTTGTTAAGAGCACATTAAATGCCGAAAACTAGTTCTGGTTAATTTACAAAGGGGGTACCGCTAAGATTGAACAGCCTTGCTACAGAGATTCGAACGTTCTCTTCGATCAGAGAAATCAGGGAAACTGTTGAAGCTGAAATAAGCCAGTATAAAGCGTTGTTGGAGGACTACAGCCAATGGCTAGGCACATTGTTAAGAAATCCAGAATCATCAAAGAATCCTGAATGGGCTAAAAAAGTCTCAGAGCTGCAGAAAATTTTGAAATCCGGAAGTAGCAGAAGTGGGAAAAAAGAGGAAAAACCTTCATACTCATCGGAATGGGTTGAATTCAAGGATTTAATGCTCTGCGCAGATGAGTTTGGCGAAATAGAAATAATCTTTGAGGCTGTTGAAGAGTTAAAAAACAAAATTAACAAGTTGGAGAAGGCTAAAAACTCTTTAACAGAGCTGGAACGTTACGGATTTGGCAAAAACGTTGTTTACGTAACCTACATTCAAAACGGCGTCCCGGAGAAAATAGCCATCAAACCAAAGAAAACTTTAGAGAACGAGGAAAAGTTCAAGTTTGTAGCTGACTTCTCCGTCGTGAAGCAAATATAAGGTAACTTGGCGGCATTGAGTTCTGAGCCCTTTCTTGAAAGCTTTTCTTTATGGTT includes:
- a CDS encoding glycosyltransferase → MHWRITVRKMLGRRGIFLLRNIASSMAFSLRLIPPATNVKRQDGISAITCTYNEEDWIEASLMSIKDLVNEILVLDSSTDRTPEIVEDLRENHGLPVKLHRVPLGDMAHTRNLGLSMAKYKWILIWDADFVLKDEAASILKKLLESLDERRYYLIYWPHICLDGDLMHQDPRNALHVEHWLFTWSPKLRYAKVGLSDSLVAPLAYYKVLYVNEPLSFHLRTVRSPIRLLYRHYRWLMRREGLEGKVNPEDYVKTRISQDFQTTDINQAANLYFQKYLLNLVKYRKDVYGDYPRPLKEYAKRRYGIIL
- a CDS encoding asparagine synthetase B, whose protein sequence is MVGIVGYTKFKNSPSKTRIQRMAGAIKTNRDQKIEYFSNDFLDVASVAYPDIGFSEFAVNEDGSVGVLIYGKIFGFKDELKLLKNKGHYFKNESNCAEFIVHAYEEHGNEVFRDLNGSFCLTLYDVKVPKVLLVTDRFGTRPIYYTFMDGEIIFSSHCRAILECPFPRKLNLKTLVKFLYYGKLGILGDETWFEGIKLMPSASVLTFTEKGYTLDKYWDLVYSARSVNEDELVQALVKAFKKAVNLRVKDLDGVSVQLSGGLDSRCVLGVIKEKSNVTAVTFGIKGCNDIAIAIEVTKRLGVRRLIINYDPNEMVDYSFDVVSLTDGQATVNVSYIPYVAKKMMENGLKYYLQGFIFDVLLGGSFLSKEFFKVKGFNEFMQSLEKKYTLFQPSELKRLLNVRLHKYIAQVREEFAKTARETKGNTFPDRADYFIITTRQRRYTLMGSILCREFVEEMLPTIDNEVIEIIRRIPPELRFNYRIYRKFLFALNFELAKVPYQKTLLPPIVPSRFWHPAILVIGALKKLSRDAIRYKHSYFEFNEILRRHSRWIILLKETLMDKNALIYKFGYLNRDYVVKIVDEHLKGRRNNGEKIAFLITLEIFLRTFFDQDFKI
- a CDS encoding glycosyltransferase family 4 protein, coding for MRILFVYYQLSSFVRNDLEFLRKYFDVKELEIPTFRNSLNVLKMFLWTTRVDLVYTWFAGTNALFAVLFSKLLRKKSMVVVGGYEVAYVPEIGYGSLLSPFERVKVKFVLRHASMVLPVSESTAREMLRIAKPEKFEVVYNGVDVDRFKPLGKKEDLVITVAKVTELTIKKKGLECFVKTAALLPEIRFVLIGKYDDSIKRLKEIAGPNVVFTGYASSETLLEYYRKAKVYCQLSAQESFSVALAEAMACGCVPVVTKRYALPEVVGDTGFYVPYNDPEATAEAIKKALKSEDKGGKARERIQRKFSIKTRECRLVNEIVKIIDKNYKL
- the wecB gene encoding UDP-N-acetylglucosamine 2-epimerase (non-hydrolyzing) — protein: MNVTLVLGARPQIVKSAPLIHLASNDKQIRLDIIHTGQHYDYEMTKIFFEELKLPDPIVNLNVGSGTHAQQTAKVMLRLEKVLQKQKPDMVIVPGDTNSTLAGALTAVKLHIPIAHIEAGARSYDMRMPEEVNRRLTDHCSTILFTPTENCTKNLINEGIEKAKIHQAGDTMYDVLVQQLPKAEKNPILEQLNLEPNAYALLTTHRPENVDNPQKLENIMKAIIQLNQLTIVFPVHPRTQKQLRKLKLYNNIQGQSHIKIIKPIGYHETIKLIKNAALVLTDSGGMQKEAFWLKTPCITLRETTEWPETVELGANYLMGADTQKIVHTATKLIAKRETREKIQKLPNPFGDGKASQRILETIKSYGIG
- a CDS encoding glycosyltransferase, with protein sequence MARKTVLFVSTKGEKTSASNVRIKYFRQALEANGYEVVNFEIGLSGFKKYLSYFFRSPPKNLIEAAKTANLIITTSPTLLNAILSYKIAKKQGLPLIVDVRDIWEEYAKTAHSLMHSLGVVKRIVAEYYKALKYASKILVVTEPMKRYYENVLGNSDKVTVISNGTDVGTIKCDNTAKRKEDLVYLADLNHPYHNIEFLFSALKNSKLRLVVIGGGKHLAAMQREVQNLQITDNVSFAGWVPYEDLSSYLCMAKVGVVGRPFISNVGYLYAIPVKTYDYLAAGLPIVGYGPKNSALEEFIKRNTIGAYVAEPNPQILSRELVKLVAEHEKYMSKARELAMNFDRRRLAQKVVEIVNNTLSRRPKI
- a CDS encoding polysaccharide biosynthesis protein is translated as MPTKNVLILAGGGGHTAYGYALAQRLCGKVNLYFLVPKGDKLSYERLEKFGSVDFLLKPREPKTPTKEFLPKLAKAFAEAFKKVPSKFDVVVSTGSNFCIPPCLFAWMKNIPVVNIESSVRFTKASKSALLLQPLSTVTVLQWEEQKKLLKKGIVFGPLIPKPEIQPWNGGYILVTGGTHGHKQLFDVISKSKLKNVVLQTGRVDPEPYRKRHPEWKILEHTAKFYELIAGAETVVTHFGATILEALIYRKPIVVVPNLEWTRTAGVEDAKHYVNKVNAVLVSEITLESILNAIERAKETKPPTLPDGADNLANFILNL
- a CDS encoding TrmB family transcriptional regulator codes for the protein MELSIEKPESIVKLYDENSGLWRFVKADKGLVKSIEVIEKALRGLGLSKNEVKVYIYLARTGEHKASDISEALSLHRTETYRILRDLEKKGLVSSVFEKPLKFIATPFEKALDILIETKRMKLSLLEKKRQSLIDIWLSLPRPEIEADRKEVFQILEGEEQISLKADEILDKAIKEILAFISENDIANFYHSGFLDRLEKTSKKGANVQLLTNYSPKTCFFLERTKLKKAKYSRLNAEEIPTFIIADNEQLLLLIRKGNGKKRTAALWTNYDAFIKTLKALFSELWSNNE